A single genomic interval of Actinomycetota bacterium harbors:
- a CDS encoding GNAT family N-acetyltransferase, protein MEFHLEDNPDPLDIEVLETQIRREASAAMGLGDEVELAIFMRDAGKVLAGISGWTWGDCCELQSLWVEPSLRGRGLATRFLAAAEAEAAARGCTQTVLFTYGFQARALYERNGYELAGRVEDFPSGTDVLWYRKRLNPTGVPAESARD, encoded by the coding sequence GTGGAGTTCCACCTCGAGGACAATCCGGATCCTCTCGACATCGAGGTCCTCGAAACGCAGATCCGTCGTGAGGCGTCCGCCGCCATGGGACTCGGTGACGAGGTCGAGCTGGCGATCTTCATGCGCGACGCCGGCAAGGTCCTGGCCGGCATCAGCGGGTGGACTTGGGGCGACTGCTGCGAGCTACAGAGCCTCTGGGTGGAGCCAAGTCTCCGAGGTCGCGGCCTCGCGACTCGGTTCCTGGCCGCCGCCGAGGCTGAGGCGGCGGCGCGCGGGTGCACACAGACCGTCCTTTTCACCTACGGCTTTCAGGCTCGAGCCCTCTATGAGCGGAACGGCTATGAACTGGCGGGTCGAGTCGAGGACTTCCCATCAGGAACGGACGTCCTCTGGTACCGCAAGCGCCTGAACCCAACCGGAGTTCCCGCCGAGTCGGCGCGCGACTGA
- a CDS encoding nuclear transport factor 2 family protein, with amino-acid sequence MLLKALEAEVGGASVDPGTLFTDDVVGWSPYATVSGLTALAELAVLRETAFSNVVIMFRGLDEVGNKAFAEWLIEADHTGPLVLDEDAVLDATGRRVRLAGATVADFRDRKIRSFRTYFDDLSLIEQIVGA; translated from the coding sequence GTGCTGCTGAAGGCGCTCGAGGCCGAGGTCGGCGGCGCATCGGTCGATCCGGGCACCCTGTTCACCGACGACGTCGTCGGGTGGTCGCCATACGCGACCGTGTCAGGGCTGACGGCGCTCGCCGAGCTCGCCGTCCTCCGTGAAACGGCGTTCTCCAACGTCGTCATCATGTTTCGGGGACTCGACGAAGTGGGCAATAAGGCGTTCGCCGAATGGCTGATCGAAGCCGATCACACGGGGCCGCTCGTCCTCGACGAGGATGCGGTTTTGGATGCGACAGGACGCCGTGTCAGGTTGGCCGGCGCCACGGTGGCCGACTTCCGCGACAGGAAGATCCGGTCGTTCCGGACGTACTTCGATGACCTCTCGCTGATCGAGCAGATCGTCGGCGCCTGA
- a CDS encoding SHOCT domain-containing protein, producing MGFRRRTRRRALIAGAAVAHHRDNQDAEQEQAPADDYLDEAQPAPPPADPADELEHLAQLHDSGALTDEEFTAAKANILGS from the coding sequence ATGGGATTCAGGCGACGGACAAGGCGCCGGGCGCTGATCGCCGGAGCGGCGGTTGCCCATCATCGTGACAACCAGGACGCGGAGCAGGAGCAGGCGCCTGCCGACGACTACCTGGACGAAGCGCAACCTGCCCCGCCTCCGGCGGACCCGGCCGACGAGCTCGAGCACCTCGCACAGTTGCACGACTCGGGGGCGCTGACAGACGAAGAGTTCACGGCGGCCAAGGCGAACATCCTCGGGTCCTGA